The sequence TGGGGCGCTGCACGTTGAGAGTTGTCCTGAGGTGCATTTCCACGACCACCAAGCATCTGCATTTCAACGCAGTGTACTTCGGTGGTGTAGCGCTCGATTTGTTGGCTGTCAGTCCACTTCCGGGTGCGGTTGCTCCCTTCGAGATAGACTTGGGAGCCCTTTTTCAGGTACTCACCAGCGACTTCTGCCAAACGACCTTTAAGCACAATACGGTGCCACTCAGTATGCTCTCTTTGCTCGCCAGACTGCTTATCGCGCCACGTATCCGTTGTTGCAACGTTGAAGTTGGCAACGGCAGTTCCGCTTGGCATGTAGCGAATTTCCGGGTCAGAACCGAGATTACCGACCAGAATTACTTTGTTGACGCCTTTAGACATCATGACCTCCAAGTTATTTGGAGAGGGCCAACGCCCCTTTCGGGGAGCAAGCCCCCGTAAGGGTTAAAAAAAGTGATCCTCTTGTTCGGCGTCGATCTCTGCCAGGCGAATCAGCTCAGATACAAGGCCAAGCCTTTCTGCATCTGCTCTTACTTCGTCGTAGCTGAAACCAAACCGTTCAATGAGGGGTTTTAGTGAATCAAAACGCTCGTAGTCGAAGGTATCACCCTGTTCATCACAGAATGCCACCAGCGGCTTCTCTACGTTTGAAAAGTCATCCGCGAAACGCTGTTGCAGGTAAACCAACATCAGCAGGGGTTTGTGACCATGTTCCGGGCGGAGTTCACCAGCGCCTTCCAGCGTAGCTGGATGGATAGTGTTTTCGCCTAGTCCAGTGCTAACCCCAAGCTCATAACCGCTGTCAGTACGCATCAGCACACTGGGTAGCAAGTCATTTGAGCCTTCGCTCCGAGCAACCTCAAAGCCGATTAAACCGGCTCCTTTGGCAAAAACCCCAGCAACAAAACCTTTGAAGAGGTTTATGTCACCTGGAGGTAACTCAGAGGGCGGAGATAACAGCCAGTTGAGAGATCCCAAGCTGGCTGTTTGTCCGGCTGAAACATTCCCCCCTTCCAGCACCGTCTGTGTCTCTGCGTTTACCAGCACCTCATCCAGAAAGGTGTACCCCTGGCTGAGAAACTGTGACACATACTGGCTTTCTTTGTCCTTGTAGGACATTGGGATCGTGTCTGGGCCGTTAGCTTCAAAAGGTCCTTCGAGCTTTGTCTCAGACCAATTTTCAGCTTTCCCATCAGTGACGGTTCGGCGTAGCTCGACCATCGTGAATTGGCCTGGCTCCGAGGAGCTGGGCTCCCGGAGCAACTTGTAGCCAATGAAGACTTCTATTGTGGTTTCGTCATTGCCCCACTCTTTAGCAGTGTAACGACGGCACAAACAGTCATTTTTCTTCATGCGTCACCCCTTAGCGCCATTGGTCCCCGAACACATCCTTCGCAACACGCAGGATGGCTTCACGCTCCTCTTTGGCCGCACGGATAAGCAGAGCTTGATCCAGGGCGTATTCAAGAGCATTTGGGGCACCACGGAACGCTAGAGACAGTTTCGCCCAACGCACCAACGTCCGAGTGGACATGGTGACGCTGATCTGACCATCTTCACCGTTTTCGCCAAGAAACAGTTTGCGGACCTGATTAGCAATCCGAACCATTCCCTTCCGCACATTTTCCGGAAGTTTCGGAGTAACACGGCCAAGAATGCTGAGTTCAGCTTCCTCATCCGCATACCCTACTTTGGTGAAACGATAGCGATCCATAGCTGCGAGGTTCTGCATCATCACCCCCTGGTACAAACCAGAAGCATCACCGGACCCCGTAGAGTTACCAGTAACGACCACACGAAACATCGGGTGCGGCTTGATGATTTCCCCGCCATTCTGAGCGATCACAAGGGGACGCCCTTCAAGGACATCGTTGAGACCAGCCAGCTCGGCAGGGTCGGCCAAATCCACCTCGTTGATGAGGAGCAGATGACCTTCACGCATAGCGACTGCCAGAGGTCCATACATGAACTTCATGACAGGTGGTTGACCAGGCTTTTCCGCGACCAGAGCGTGATGTCCAATCAGATCTGTCAGCTCCATCCGCCCGTGGGCAGTGATTTGCTGAACAGGCCAGTTGAGACGACCAGCGATCTCGGTGATACCTGAGGTTTTGCCAGACCCGGTAGGGCCGGTTACGAACAATGCGTCACCGCCAGGCTCTTTGAGATAGGCCAAGACCTCTCGCAGAAACTCTTTGCGGAAAACGTAGTTGGTATCAGTGGCAGGGATGAAAGGGTTTGAACCGTCAGCGTAGCCGATGGCCGTTACCTTCTCCGGAATGCTGGGCATACCGAAAACCTTGCTTACTGAGAATTGAGAGTATTGAGACATAGGTGCGCTCCTATTGTGACAGGCGCACCACGTCCCGAACCGGGCGGATGCGCCCGGTTGGGCTAGTAAATTAACGTTAATTTGCTGTTTGTTTTTGGCGACCAGCTATCGCACTTTTCGCTCTCCGAAGAGAACAAAATCTGCTTACTGATGGTATTCACCATGAGTAAGAAGACTTTTAAGGAGCGAGGAGAGTAGCCTCTCCTGGAGGCCACTCCCTCAATGGACGAACATCACCACATCGTCGTTTTGACCAATGACCCCGGTTTCTTTGGCCCACTTCACTGCTTCACTGTGCGCCTGGTAGGAGCTGGAATACAGTTTCGGATCAAATTTCACCTCGCGTCCATCAGCCAGATAGATGATGCCTGCGTGATCGTCGTAAACATGAAGATTCTGTTGCATTCGACATTCCCCCTGTAGCTTGTCGTCAAAGCCAACTGACACCAGAAGACTTTGAGGACAAGCCACAGAGGCTTGACCAGAAAGAGAGGGGTTGCCCCCTCCCTTTGCGTTGACTATCAGCAGTAACCGAACGATTCAGCGATTCTCACGAAAGGACGAGAGATTGCCCAACCAGTAGGGATACACAAAGCGATGATAGCGATTTCCATGATGTTGCTCCTAAGCAAAAAGGGGCAACATCCCCGTCGGGGTATGGTTGCCCCGATGGGTTTGAAAGTGTCGAAGATTACTCAGCGACAGTTATTACCAAACAAGTTCCTTGCCCTTACGAAGGTAAGTCGGGATTTCGAGATAATCCCAGTCAGGTTCTTGTTTAGCGACTTCTTGAACTTGAGTTACCTCAGGTTCAACGACTGCTTTGGCTTGTTCAGCCTTGGCAGCACGTTCTTTGATGACGGCCTGTACAGACCGCATTGCAGGAACTGCGAATTTGTTCCAAAGGAACAAACCGATACGCTGGAACACTTTAGCGAGAACGATGAAGGAAAAAGCAAATGCCTTCGCGCCTACGTACAGTGCGCCCAGAGATGCAAGCAGAACTACAATGAAAGTGATGATGTGCATGGTGTTGCTCCTATGTAAAAAAACAGGGGCAACACCCGAAAACCGGGAGAAGCCCCCGGCTTGGGGTTAAGTAATGCCATACGGCATAAGACTAGATGCTGTTTGTTTTCGGAGACCAGCTATCTCACCTATAGCCGCAGAGCGACTAAGATGATTCAAATATAGCTCACCTTTGCTAAACAGAAAACGCTGTAACTGTCCATTTTGGGCACTTCGAGAGGTCAGGTTACAGATTGACCGCATTTATCCTTTCCAGTGCGTTTATCTGTACCTCAAATTTAGGAGTATCTCTAATGGCAGAAGCACAAGTAGCACTGGACACAAACAACGACCGCAGCAACCACTACTCTCGCCCTGTTTTCAAGCAAGTTCTGAAAGTAAACAGCCTCCAAGCTCAGCGCGTCATGGAACGCAGCTTTGAGCGAGTTTCCAACTCCCTGTTCTCCATCGACGTGATCCTTCGCATCATCGGTGAGCAGGACGAAATCGACCAGGTTGAAACCGTCATCCTGGAACACATTTCCAAGGTCTCCGAAGACCTGGACAAAGCTACCGCCCAGCTCAACAAGCTGATGGAAGACAACGGCATCGACATGATGCCCGGCTACACCAACCCGAATGAATACACCATCGAGATCAACTCTCCTCAGGTTGCTCAGTTTGCACACCTGATCCGCAAACTGGATACCCTGATGGGGATCGTTGACACTCTCTGGCTGAACACCGTACTGACCAGCAAGCAGCGCACCGACGCCACTTACCAATGGCAGCAACGCCTCATCAAGCTGGCCGGTCGAATCATCGGCATCGAGAAACGGGCTCGCATTTCCGCCCACAGCAAAGGCAAAGAAGGTGAAGTGGCCGAAGCCGCTCCGGAATCTGCAACCGGCGACAAGGAAATCGCAGACGAAGCCGAGAAAACAAAAGCAGCATAACCCAGCCCAAACCTTTGCCCCTCGCCCGAGGGGCTTTTTTTTGTCTTTTATGGTTGCATTTTTTGATGCTGTGATATTATCGAAGTAAATCAGATTCAACTCAGGTAAGAACGGAGAACAACATGAAAAAGGCTTTAATCACCACCGTGGCTCTGGCTGTAGCAGCTCTATCTGGCTGTGCATCCACCAGCAGTTACGAACCCACAGCGTACAAAACCAATCACAGTCGCGCTTACAACATCGCGGAGGCCGGTGGCCTGGTAACAGGCATCCAAGACGCTTCTGTTCCGCGTGACAAGCTGGAGCGTCTGACCGACACCAAAACGTTTGGGGCAGCCTACGTGCTGTCTGGCTACATGTCCCCTCAGCTCGGAATGACCGACTGGCAAGGTGGCTTGGTCAACCTTGCGAACTGGGCTATCGGCCCCAAACAGCATGGCGCTCGCAATAGCTTGATCGCTTGGATGCCTGCTAACGAAGCAGTTTCACCGGCAGACGCTCAGGCCAAATTTCTTTCACATGTGAAAGTTTCCATTGAGTCAGCGCTGACTGATTTGGGTGCCAATTTCACGCTTCTGTATGACAAAGATGGTCGCCTAACCTATCAGTTCTACAAGAATGAATGGGGTTGCCCGACGTGGGTGAACGGACAAAGTAAGGTAGCTGACATGTGTTCCGTTAAGGTGAAAATCGTGGAGCCTCGCCTAGGGTCAGCTCCTAATTTTGTCTCTGGCGTTCAAGGTACAGCGTATGCCTTCACATCAGGCCATGAGACCGCATA comes from Providencia huaxiensis and encodes:
- the ssb gene encoding single-stranded DNA-binding protein, with protein sequence MMSKGVNKVILVGNLGSDPEIRYMPSGTAVANFNVATTDTWRDKQSGEQREHTEWHRIVLKGRLAEVAGEYLKKGSQVYLEGSNRTRKWTDSQQIERYTTEVHCVEMQMLGGRGNAPQDNSQRAAPQKGQRTGAGTQSAPVQQSAPQGGMGGGYGPAPDGWDDDIPFMRLHHLAGG
- a CDS encoding AAA family ATPase produces the protein MSQYSQFSVSKVFGMPSIPEKVTAIGYADGSNPFIPATDTNYVFRKEFLREVLAYLKEPGGDALFVTGPTGSGKTSGITEIAGRLNWPVQQITAHGRMELTDLIGHHALVAEKPGQPPVMKFMYGPLAVAMREGHLLLINEVDLADPAELAGLNDVLEGRPLVIAQNGGEIIKPHPMFRVVVTGNSTGSGDASGLYQGVMMQNLAAMDRYRFTKVGYADEEAELSILGRVTPKLPENVRKGMVRIANQVRKLFLGENGEDGQISVTMSTRTLVRWAKLSLAFRGAPNALEYALDQALLIRAAKEEREAILRVAKDVFGDQWR